From Candidatus Methylomirabilis sp.:
TCAGGAGCCACCGAAGCCGATGGTGACCCGCCCCTGCTCGACGATGACCGGCACCTCCCGCTTCCCCTTGGAGTACCGGAGCATCCGCTCCAGGTCGGCCTTGTTTTTGGTCACGTTGATGTAGGTGAAGGGCACCTTCCGCTTCGTGTAGTCCTCCCGGGCCTCGGTGGTGAAGGGTCAGGTGTCCTTCCCGAAGATCAGGACGGTCTCGGTCATGCCGGTTGCCTCCCTTCCCGGGGCGGACGGCCCCGCCAGTCCGAACAGTATAGCCGGTCCGACGCGCCCCTGCCAAGCGGCACGCGGGGGCGCGCCCCGGGCGCCGTGGGAGAGGGCATGACGGGATTCGACGGGCGCATCGCCGTCGTGACGGCTGCCGGCAGCGGCATCGGGCGGGCCACGGCCCTCCGGTTGGCCCGGGAGGGCGCGGCGGTGGCCTGCGTCGACCTCAAGCCCGAGGCCGCCGAGGCGACCCGCCGGGGTGCTGCGGAGGCCGGGGGAAAGGCGCTGGTCATTCCCTGCGATGCCCAGGAGGGGTCCCAGGTCACCGCGATGGTGGAGCGGGTCCTGGAGACCTGGGGTCGGGTCGACATCCTGGTGAACGGGGTGGGTGGGGGCCAGCGGGCCGCCTCCATCCTGGACATCAGCGAGGAGGCCTGGGAGCGGATGCTCCGGTTTAACCTCACGACGGCCTTCCTCTGTTGCAAGGCGGTCCTGCCCGCGATGCTCCGGCAGGGCTACGGCCGCATTATCAATATCGCCTCGATCGCGGGCCGCTCCATGAGCACCTTCCAGGGTGCCCACTACACGGCGGCGAAGGCCGGCGTCCTCGGGCTCACCCGACACCTGGCCCGGGACGTGGCCGGCCGCGGGATCACCGTGAACGCCGTGGCCCCCGGGCCGATCGGGACGGAGCGGGTCCTCTCCTCCTTCAGCCCGGAGGAGCGGGAGCGCGTGATCGGGCGGAGTCCCATGGGGCGCCTGGGGACCCCGGAGGAGGTCGCGGCCGCCGTCGCCTTCCTGGCCTCAGCCGAGGCCTCCTTCGTGAGCGGCGCCACGCTGGACGTCAACGGGACCATGCTCATGATGTAAGGCGGGGATGCTCCGGCTCCTCTTCGAATTCGTCCAGTCCCTCCTGGGCCCCTCCCTCCGGACGCTGGCCCTGTGGCTGCACGCCGGGGCCGCGGTCGCCCTCCTGCTGGCCTGGGTCCTGCCCCCGCTGCGCCTCCTCCTCCGCCGCCTGCGGGCGCGGGCGGGAGCCGAGGAAGGGCTGTTCCTCCGGTGCCCCCAGTGCGGGAACGTGAACCTGCCCGGGGACCCGAAGTGCCTGAGCTGCGGGCGGGCCCTGCACCTCCCCTTCTTCCTCCGGTTCCGCCTCCGCTTCGATGCCGCAAAGCGTCTCCCCTGGATCCGCCGGGCCCGCCTCGTCGGCACCGCCAGCGGACTGGTGATCTTCTACGGCCTTACCCTTGCCGTCGTCCTGGCCGTGGATTTCGCGTCGCCGGGCACCGACCTGCGGCGCCTCGTGGCCGCCGGCACGGTCCTGGCCATGCTGGCGGCCACGCACCTCGTCCGATCAGCCCTCTCCCTGGACGGCCGCGGAATCCTCCCCAAGCTCTCGCACGCGTTCCTGGGGTTCGCCTTCGTGGGGTTCACCCTGGCCGGCCTCGTCCTCTCGACCGCCACCGCCCCGGCCGAGCCCCTCCCGATCGGGGAGCTCCGCCTGGAGGGACGGATGGTCCGGTTCGACGATCTGGTCGTGGCGGTGCCGGACGACACCGTCACCCTGGAGTATCTCCAGCTGGACCACCAGCTCCTGGGCTACCACCAGATCATCCTGCTGGCCCTGAGCGGGACCGACCGGCGGGAGGTGGGGCACGGCCCGGGTCTCCGGCGCCTCCTCAGCCACCTGACCCGCCACACCGACTGGTACGATCGCCGGGGGCTGGAGGTTCGCCTGCGGGCCGACCGGCGCCGCCTCGTCCCCGGCACCACCTACCGGGTCCTGAACGCGGGGCACCAGCTCTCCATCCGTCCCGTCCCCTCGCCCCAGGGACCTCCCGCCTGACCCCCTGGAAACAGCAACGGGGATGCCCGGAGGCATCCCCGTCTGGCGTACCCCTCGAGGGGGTCAGGGCTGCAGGACGATCTTCCCGAAGTGCTGGCGCCCCTCCATCCGGCGCTGAGCGGCGGCCGCCTCCTTCAGCGGGAAGGTGCTGTCCACCACCCCCTTCAGTTCCCCCGACTCCACGAACTTCCAGAGAGCGAGCAGGTCCGCCTTCCGCCCCATGTAGCCCCCCAGGAGAAAGAGCTGCTTGCTGAAGACGAAGCGGAGATCGGTGGTGGCGTTGTAGCCCGTCGTGGCTCCACACGTCACCAGGCGCCCCCCCGGCGTGAGGGCCGCGATGCACTTCCCCCAGACCGCCTCTCCCACGTGCTCGAAGACCACATCCACCCCCCGCTTGTCCGTCAGGGTCCGAACCTCGGCGGCGATGTCCTGGGTGGCGTGGTTGATCCCGTGGTCGGCGCCGAGCGCCTTGGCCTTCGCCAGCTTGGCCTCGCTGCCGGCCGTGGCGATGATCCGCGCCCCGAGGAGCTTGGCGATCTGGACCGCCGCCGCGCCGACGCCGCTCCCGGCCCCGATGACCAGGACGTCCTCGCCCCGCTGAACGCGGGCCAGGGTGACCAGCATGTTCCAGGCCGTGAGGAAGGTGAGGGGGACGGCCGCCGCCTCCTCAAAGGAGAGATGCGCGGCCAGGGGGATGGCGTTCACTTCCGGAACCTTGATGTACTCGGCGTAGCCCCCATCCACGGAGCCGTAGCCGCCCAGGATCTGGTACTGCCGGCAGAGGTTGTCCCGGCCGCCGAGGCAGAAGACGCACTGCCCGCAGGAGACGGCCGGCATCAGCACCACCCGCTGGCCCGGCTTGACCCGGGCGCAGACCGCCCCCACCGCCGCCACCTCCCCCGCCACGTCCGCGCCGGAGATGTGGGGGAGGAGCACCTTGACCCCCGGCAGGCCCTTCCGGAGCCAGAGGTCCAGGTGGTTCAGGGCGCAGGCCCGCACGCGGACCAGGATCTCGTGGGCCGCGGGCTCTGGGTCGGGGATGTCCTCGTAGCGGAGGACCTCCGGACCGCCGTGCTCGTGGAACCGGACCGCCTTCATGCCGTCCTCCTTCGAAGACGCGGCCCCATGGAGGGAGCGGGGCCGGGAGCATCCATCGGAGAGCTGCGGCCATCCCCTCCTACCGCATGGCGGGCTCGGAGACCCGGTCGAACTCGTCCTTGAGG
This genomic window contains:
- a CDS encoding UXX-star (seleno)protein family 1, yielding MTETVLIFGKDTUPFTTEAREDYTKRKVPFTYINVTKNKADLERMLRYSKGKREVPVIVEQGRVTIGFGGS
- a CDS encoding SDR family NAD(P)-dependent oxidoreductase → MTGFDGRIAVVTAAGSGIGRATALRLAREGAAVACVDLKPEAAEATRRGAAEAGGKALVIPCDAQEGSQVTAMVERVLETWGRVDILVNGVGGGQRAASILDISEEAWERMLRFNLTTAFLCCKAVLPAMLRQGYGRIINIASIAGRSMSTFQGAHYTAAKAGVLGLTRHLARDVAGRGITVNAVAPGPIGTERVLSSFSPEERERVIGRSPMGRLGTPEEVAAAVAFLASAEASFVSGATLDVNGTMLMM
- a CDS encoding zinc-binding dehydrogenase, which translates into the protein MKAVRFHEHGGPEVLRYEDIPDPEPAAHEILVRVRACALNHLDLWLRKGLPGVKVLLPHISGADVAGEVAAVGAVCARVKPGQRVVLMPAVSCGQCVFCLGGRDNLCRQYQILGGYGSVDGGYAEYIKVPEVNAIPLAAHLSFEEAAAVPLTFLTAWNMLVTLARVQRGEDVLVIGAGSGVGAAAVQIAKLLGARIIATAGSEAKLAKAKALGADHGINHATQDIAAEVRTLTDKRGVDVVFEHVGEAVWGKCIAALTPGGRLVTCGATTGYNATTDLRFVFSKQLFLLGGYMGRKADLLALWKFVESGELKGVVDSTFPLKEAAAAQRRMEGRQHFGKIVLQP